CCCGAACAACCCGGGCAATATCCTCTTCTACTTCAAGCAGGAAGTGACCGCGCCGGCTCGTTTGGCCGGTACCGTGTTGCTGGTGCACGAGACCCTCGACCAGGTCAAGGAACCGCGCAAGGCATGGATCTACAACGCTGGCCAGCGCCGGGTGCGCCAGGCGCCGCAAGTGTCGTATGACGGGCCAGGTACCGCTGCAGATGGCCTGCGTACCTCGGACAACCTGGACATGTACAACGGCGCGCCTGATCGCTACGACTGGAAGCTCGAAGGCAAGAAGGAGATGTACATCGCCTCCAACGCCTACAAGCTCGATGACCCGAAGCTCAAGTACTCTGACATCCTCAAGGCTGGACATATCAACCAGGACTTCACCCGCTACGAGCTGCGCCGTGTATGGCATGTGGTCGCGACGCTCAAGCCGGGCCAGCGCCACATCTACGCCAAGCGTGACTTCTACATCGACGAGGACACCTGGCAGGCTGCGGTGATCGACCAGTATGACGGCCGTGGCCAACTGTGGCGGGTGTCCGAGGCTCACTCCCAGGACTACTACAACGTGCAGGTACCGTGGTACACGCTGGAGGCCATCTACGACCTGCAGTCTGGTCGTTACCTGGCACTGGGCATGAAGAACGAAGAGAAGCGTGCCTACGACTTCGGCTTCAGTGCCAGCAAGGCCGACTTCCAGCCTGCTGCGCTGCGCCAGTCGGGCATTCGCTGATGATCTAGCGCCATCTCCGTGTGACCTCCCAGAACGCCCCGGCTTGCCGGGGCGTTTCTATTCCGTTTCGGCAATCATTCTGCTGAATACCCTGCCAAACCCCTGCGCCAGCCCGCTGCGTGGCGGCCGTGTTGCTTTTTGTCGCAGTCTTTATCGGGGTAATGGTTCCCATCATCTTCAAATGCGCCACGTTACCCGCTAGTCTCGCAACAATCCGTACTGCCGTAGTCTTCCAACCAGAACGAGCCGGCCATGACAGATCTGTCCCGTATGCATGGATTCGCCAGCCAGGCCGTGGGCCTGCTGGACGGGCGTTTCTTCCGGCCACCCTTGCCGGACGGCCACGTGGCGCGTGCGCGGCTTTGCCAGCGTCTGCACGCAGGCCTTGCCGGGCGTCTGTTGTTGGTCAATGCCCCTGCGGGTTTCGGCAAAAGCTCCCTGGCCATCGAGTTCTGCGAATCGCTGCCTGAGCACTGGCGTAGCCTCTGGCTCGGCCTGAGCCAGCGTGATGCCGACCCGGGGCGATTCCTCGAACGTCTGCTCGAAGGCCTGCAGCAGTACTGCCCGGCCCTGGGCGGCCAGGCCATGGGCCTGCTGAAGATGCGCCAACGCCATCAGCCGTTCGCTTTCGAAGAGTGGATCGACAGCCTGCTCGATGAGCTGGCGCTTTACCTGCAAGCCGATACACCCCTGCTGCTGGTGCTCGACGACTACCACCTGGCCCAGGGGGCGGTACTCGACCGCTGCCTGCAGTTCTTCCTCAATCATCTGCCAAACGGCCTGGTGTTGCTCATTACCAGCCGCCAGCGCCCGGACTGGCACCTGGCTCGCTTGCGCCTGTCGCGGCAACTGACCGAACTCAGCGAACAGGACTTGCGCCTTACCGCCGATGAGGCGCTGGCGGTCATCGGCACGCAGCCGGGCGGGCTGCG
The Pseudomonas sp. KU43P genome window above contains:
- a CDS encoding DUF1329 domain-containing protein, whose translation is MNKTRSLLQAGVLGLSLLASSVMAAVSADEAAKLGSTLTPMGAEKAGNADGSIGPWQPLSKTAGSVDAKGFLSDPYGSEKPLFTITAQNAEQYKDKLSPGQMAMLKRYPDTFKIPVYKTHRGATVPDDVFAAIKKNATATTLVEGGNGLNNFQTAVPFPIPKSGLEVIWNHITRYRGGSVSRLVTQATPQQNGSYSLVYFSDQFVFRDKMRDYDPNNPGNILFYFKQEVTAPARLAGTVLLVHETLDQVKEPRKAWIYNAGQRRVRQAPQVSYDGPGTAADGLRTSDNLDMYNGAPDRYDWKLEGKKEMYIASNAYKLDDPKLKYSDILKAGHINQDFTRYELRRVWHVVATLKPGQRHIYAKRDFYIDEDTWQAAVIDQYDGRGQLWRVSEAHSQDYYNVQVPWYTLEAIYDLQSGRYLALGMKNEEKRAYDFGFSASKADFQPAALRQSGIR